The proteins below are encoded in one region of Streptomyces roseirectus:
- the lon gene encoding endopeptidase La, whose product MASSSSTLTLPVLPLDGEVVLPGMVVPLDLNDADVRAAVEAAQAAARSEPGKPRVLLVPRVDGNYAGTGVLGTVEQVGRLADGDPGALIRARARVKIGAGTTGPGAALWVEGNRVDETLPDPLPGSVGELVKEYKALATAWLRKRGAWQVVDRVQAIDDVSALADNSGYSPFLTLDQKIELLETADPIARLKLATAQLRDHLAEQDVAETIAKDVQEGVDKQQREFLLRRQLDAVRKELRELNGETGKDSAEESDDYRARVEAADLPEKVREAALKEVDKLERSSDQSPEGSWIRTWLDTVLELPWNERTEDAYDIQGAKSVLDAEHAGLEDVKERITEYLAVRKRRGDRGLGVIGGRRGGAVLALVGPPGVGKTSLGESVAHAMGRKFVRVALGGVRDEAEIRGHRRTYVGALPGRIVRAIKEAGSMNPVVLLDEIDKVGSDFRGDPAAALLEVLDPAQNHTFRDHYLEVELDLSDVVFLATANVLEAIPEALLDRMELVRLDGYTEDEKVVIARDHLLPRQLERAGLSADEVTLDESALRKLAGEYTREAGVRTLERSIARLLRKVAAQHELGERELPFTVTDEELRGLIGRPHHVPESAQDPAERRTAVPGVATGLAVTGAGGDVLFVEASLADPETGAAGLTLTGQLGDVMKESAQIALSFLRSRGAELELPVGDLKDRGVHIHFPAGAVPKDGPSAGITMTTALASLLSGRLVRTDVAMTGEVSLTGRVLPIGGVKQKLLAAHRAGVRTVIIPKRNEADLDDVPAEVLDKLDVHAVTDVRQVLELALTPVTVEVPMAAVGAPPRR is encoded by the coding sequence ATGGCTTCGTCGTCCTCAACGCTCACTCTGCCCGTGCTGCCGCTCGACGGCGAGGTCGTTCTGCCGGGCATGGTGGTTCCGCTGGATCTGAATGACGCCGATGTGCGGGCCGCGGTGGAGGCGGCGCAGGCCGCGGCGCGGAGTGAACCGGGCAAGCCGAGGGTGCTGTTGGTGCCGCGGGTGGACGGGAATTACGCCGGGACGGGTGTGCTCGGGACCGTGGAGCAGGTCGGGCGGCTCGCGGACGGGGATCCGGGGGCGCTCATTCGTGCGCGGGCGCGTGTGAAGATCGGCGCCGGGACCACCGGACCGGGCGCCGCGCTGTGGGTCGAGGGCAACAGGGTCGACGAGACGCTGCCCGACCCGCTGCCGGGCAGCGTCGGCGAACTCGTCAAGGAGTACAAGGCGCTGGCCACCGCGTGGCTGCGCAAGCGCGGCGCCTGGCAGGTCGTCGACCGCGTCCAGGCCATCGACGACGTCTCCGCGCTGGCCGACAACTCCGGCTACTCCCCGTTCCTGACCCTCGACCAGAAGATCGAGCTGCTGGAGACGGCCGACCCGATCGCCCGCCTGAAGCTGGCCACCGCCCAGCTCCGCGACCACCTCGCCGAGCAGGACGTCGCCGAGACGATCGCCAAGGACGTCCAGGAGGGCGTCGACAAGCAGCAGCGCGAGTTCCTGCTCAGGCGCCAGCTCGACGCCGTCCGCAAGGAGCTGCGTGAGCTGAACGGCGAGACCGGCAAGGACTCGGCCGAGGAGTCCGACGACTACCGCGCCCGCGTGGAGGCCGCCGACCTGCCCGAGAAGGTCCGCGAGGCGGCCCTCAAGGAGGTCGACAAGCTGGAGCGGTCCAGCGACCAGTCCCCGGAGGGCTCCTGGATCCGCACCTGGCTCGACACGGTCCTCGAACTCCCGTGGAACGAACGCACCGAGGACGCCTACGACATCCAGGGCGCCAAGTCCGTCCTGGACGCCGAGCACGCGGGCCTGGAGGACGTGAAGGAGCGCATCACCGAGTACCTGGCCGTGCGCAAGCGGCGCGGCGACCGCGGCCTCGGTGTCATCGGCGGCCGGCGCGGGGGCGCCGTCCTCGCCCTCGTCGGCCCGCCCGGCGTCGGCAAGACGAGCCTCGGCGAGAGCGTCGCGCACGCGATGGGCCGTAAGTTCGTCCGCGTCGCCCTCGGCGGCGTCCGCGACGAGGCCGAGATCAGGGGCCACCGGCGCACGTACGTCGGCGCGCTGCCCGGCCGGATCGTGCGGGCGATCAAGGAGGCCGGCTCGATGAACCCGGTCGTCCTGCTCGACGAGATCGACAAGGTCGGCTCCGACTTCCGGGGCGACCCGGCCGCCGCCCTCCTCGAAGTCCTCGACCCGGCGCAGAACCACACCTTCCGCGACCACTACCTGGAGGTCGAACTCGACCTGTCGGACGTGGTGTTCCTCGCCACGGCCAACGTCCTGGAGGCCATCCCGGAGGCCCTGCTCGACCGCATGGAGCTGGTCCGCCTCGACGGCTACACCGAGGACGAGAAGGTCGTCATCGCCCGCGACCACCTGCTCCCGCGCCAACTGGAGCGCGCGGGCCTGAGCGCGGACGAGGTCACCCTCGACGAGAGCGCCCTGCGCAAGCTCGCCGGGGAGTACACGCGCGAGGCGGGCGTACGCACCCTGGAGCGGTCCATCGCGCGCCTGCTGCGCAAGGTCGCCGCCCAGCACGAACTGGGCGAGCGGGAACTGCCGTTCACCGTCACCGACGAGGAGCTGCGCGGCCTCATCGGGCGCCCGCACCACGTGCCCGAGTCCGCCCAGGACCCCGCCGAGCGCCGCACGGCCGTCCCGGGCGTCGCGACCGGCCTCGCGGTGACCGGCGCGGGCGGCGACGTCCTGTTCGTCGAGGCGTCCCTGGCCGACCCGGAGACGGGCGCGGCGGGGCTCACCCTGACCGGGCAGCTCGGCGACGTCATGAAGGAGTCCGCGCAGATCGCGCTCAGCTTCCTGCGCTCGCGCGGCGCCGAGCTGGAACTGCCGGTCGGTGACCTCAAGGACCGGGGCGTGCACATCCACTTCCCGGCGGGCGCGGTCCCCAAGGACGGCCCGAGCGCCGGCATCACCATGACGACCGCGCTGGCCTCGCTGCTCTCCGGGCGGCTGGTCCGCACGGACGTCGCGATGACCGGCGAGGTGTCCCTGACCGGGCGCGTCCTGCCCATCGGCGGCGTCAAGCAGAAGCTGCTCGCCGCGCACCGGGCCGGGGTGCGGACCGTCATCATCCCCAAGCGCAACGAGGCCGACCTGGACGACGTCCCGGCGGAGGTGCTGGACAAGCTCGACGTCCACGCCGTCACGGACGTCCGGCAGGTGCTGGAGCTGGCGCTGACGCCGGTGACGGTAGAGGTTCCGATGGCGGCGGTGGGGGCACCTCCCAGGCGTTAA